Genomic segment of Corynebacterium appendicis CIP 107643:
ATGGCACACGACCAACAGAGTTTGAATGCTCTGTGGCAGGACATTGTCGCCGAGCTGCTGAACCTGTCCGAACGCCCGAATTCCCACGTGCCCACCTTCAGCCCGGGGGACCGCGCGTATCTACAGCTCGTCAAACCCGTCATGCTTGTCGACGGATACTGCATTCTCTCCGCCCCCCACGCCGCGGCGAAGAATGTCGTGGAGAACAACCTCGGCCCCTACATCGTGGAGCTGCTCAGCCACCACATGGGCCAGCCGTGCAATCTCGCTGTCTCAGTGAATGCGCCGGCCCCGACTCCCGCGCCTGAACCGCAGCAACCGACACCTCAGGTGCAACAACCCGCCCAGCACACCGATAGCTCCGCCGACGACTGGTACAGCACCTACTCGGAGCCGCAACGGCAACAACAGCCACAGCAACAGGCACCGGCGCGGCCGGCGAACCCGTCGCCGCTGGCGGGGGAGCAGCTGCCGATGGGGCTGGACGAACTTGCGCGGATCCATGCGCAGCAGCAGGAGAATCCGGTCGAGGAATCCCCCCGGCAACAGTCGAGCCACCCTATCGTGCCCGCCCCGCAGCGCATTCCGCGCGAGAAGCCGGCACACGACCCGGACCGGGAAATGAGCCTGAACCCGAAGTACACCTTCGAGAATTTCGTCATCGGCTCGTCCAACCGTTTCGCCAACGGTGCCGCGGTCGCCGTTGCGGAGAATCCGGCGCGCGCCTACAACCCGCTGTTCATCTGGGGCGGCTCCGGCCTGGGCAAAACGCACTTGCTCCACGCCGCTGGCAATTACGCACAGGTGCTGCAGCCGAACCTGCGCATCAAATACGTCTCCTCGGAGGAGTTCACCAACGACTACATCAACTCCGTGCGCGACGACCGGCAGGAAACCTTCAAGCGCCGCTACCGCGACCTCGATATCCTCATGGTCGACGACATTCAGTTCCTAGAGGGCAAGGAAGGTACGCAGGAGGAGTTCTTCCACACCTTCAACGCCCTGCACCAGGCGAATAAGCAGATCATTCTGTCGTCCGACCGTCCGCCGAAGCAGCTGACCACGCTGGAGGACCGCCTGCGCACGCGCTTCGAGGGCGGGCTGATCACCGATATTCAGCCGCCGGATTTGGAGACGCGTATCGCGATCCTGATGAAGAAGGCCGCGGCAGACGGCACGCACGTCAGCGAGGACGTGCTCGAGCTGATTGCGTCGCAATTCGAGTCCTCCATCCGCGAGCTCGAGGGCGCGCTCATCAGGGTTTCGGCGTATTCTTCGCTGATCAACGAGCCGATCACGCTCGACGTCGCACAAGTCGCACTCCGAGACATTCTCCCGGACGAGGGCGATGTGACCATCACGGCGGAGACCATCAAGGAGGCCGCGGCCGAATTCTTCCGCGTCCCCATGGACAAGCTCACCGGCGCCGGCAAGACGCGCGTCGTCGCGCACGCCCGCCAGCTGGCCATGTACCTCTGCCGTGAGCTCACCGACCTGTCCCTGCCAAAGATCGGCCAGGAATTCGGCGGCAAGGACCACACCACGGTCATGTACGCCGACCGCAAGATCCGCAAGGAAATGACGGAGAACAGAGAGACCTACGACGAGATCCAGGAGCTCACTCAAATCATCAAAAACCGCGTCCGCTCGAGGTAGCAGCCCGCTTATCGACGCCGCGTCCGCGCGCCATGGAGGAACACCGACTCCATGGCGCGCTTTTTGTTGTCCATCAATTGCAAGTTTTCACACTGATTCAGTTATCCACAGAGTTGTACACACTTGTGTAATTCCATCGTTGTAATTAAGTTGAGTTCGTCACATATACGTTCTCCACAGGATGAAAGCGCTGTCCACAGGCGTGAGAGAAATGTGTGAGTTAGCGGTGGAATGACACGGTGACGTTGTGGGAAACGGGATGGGCCGAAAAGTTATCCACACCTAGACCGAGTTATCCACAGAAATTGCACACCTGTGCCCCACAAGCGAAACGCCGCGCCGACGTGGCGCAATGGGATGTGATCCACAGACTTCACAGCGCCTACTGTTACTCCCAATCTTTTTCCTAGTATTGAAACCAAGGGAAAGAGAGCGTGGGGACAACTCCGCCAGGCCTGCCCGCTGACGCTGACAGCTAGGGGCAGCCTTCCGTTGAGGTGAAACCACGCACCGCTTAAGGTGAGTTGGACATGAGCTCACCTGACGAACGGCAGCGCTAGCAAGGAGCAACGAGGACCATGGACGACAACAACGTGTCATTCCGCGTGCACAAGGACGATCTTTCGGATGCCGTCGCATGGGTTGCACGAAACCTGCCCACGAGGAACACGCAGCCGGTGCTCCGCGCCGTGGTGATCACGGCGGACGACAACGGACTGGAGCTGGCTGGCTTCGACTACGAGGTCTCCACTCGCGTGCGCATCAGTGCCGAGGTCACTGAGCCGGGCCGGGTAGCTGTCGCCGGCAAACTGATGGCAGACATCGTGTCGAATATGCCGGCTAAGCCGGTCGAGGTGTCCGTCGATAATTCGCGTCTTCTGCTGCAGGGAGGCTCCGCGCGCTTCGAACTGCCGCTGATGCCTCTCGACGATTACCCGCAGCTGCCCACCCTGCCGGAAGTCACCGGCACCCTGGACACCTCGACCTTTGTCAATGCTGTCACCCAGGTCGCTTCGGCTGCCGGCCGCGACGACACCCTGCCGATGCTCACCGGTGTGCACATGGAGATCGCCGGCAACAAGGTGAACCTGGCCGCCACCGACCGTTTCCGTCTGGCGCTTCGCTCCTTGGAATGGGATCCGGTCGCAGGCGACGTGCAGGCGAAGCTGCTCGTCCCGGCGAAGACGCTGCTGGATAACGCGCGCACGCTGGATTCCCACCTCCAGGATCCGGTGGAGATCGCGGTGGGCACCGGTGAGAATGTCGGTGGCGACGGCCTGTTCGGCCTGCACTCGCAGAACCGCGAGACCACGACCCGCATGCTGGACGCTGAATTCCCGAATATTCAGCCGCTGCTGCCGAAGACGCACACGTCGATGGCCTCGGTGGAGATCGCGCCGCTGGTGGAGGCGATCCGCCGCGTCAGCCTAGTCGCCGACCGCAACGCGCAGCTGCGCATGCACTTCAAGCCGGGCGAGGTCTCGCTGTACGCCTCCGGCGCCGATTCCGGTGAGGCGTCCGAGTCGCTGCAGTGCGCGTTCACCGGTGCCGACGAGCTGCTCATCGCTTTCAACTCCGGCTACCTCCGCGACGGTCTGAGCGTCATTCCGACCAAGCGCGTCGTCTTTGGATTCACCGAGGCGTCCCGCCCGGCGATCATGATCCCGGAGCCGGAGGAAATGCCGGAGGCGGGCGCGGACGGCACGTTTGAGACCCCGGCGACGGACTTCACCTACCTGCTCATGCCGGTGCGCCTGCCGGGATAGCACGTGTTTGTCCGTGAACTCGATCTGCGCGATTTCCGCTCCTGGC
This window contains:
- the dnaN gene encoding DNA polymerase III subunit beta, encoding MDDNNVSFRVHKDDLSDAVAWVARNLPTRNTQPVLRAVVITADDNGLELAGFDYEVSTRVRISAEVTEPGRVAVAGKLMADIVSNMPAKPVEVSVDNSRLLLQGGSARFELPLMPLDDYPQLPTLPEVTGTLDTSTFVNAVTQVASAAGRDDTLPMLTGVHMEIAGNKVNLAATDRFRLALRSLEWDPVAGDVQAKLLVPAKTLLDNARTLDSHLQDPVEIAVGTGENVGGDGLFGLHSQNRETTTRMLDAEFPNIQPLLPKTHTSMASVEIAPLVEAIRRVSLVADRNAQLRMHFKPGEVSLYASGADSGEASESLQCAFTGADELLIAFNSGYLRDGLSVIPTKRVVFGFTEASRPAIMIPEPEEMPEAGADGTFETPATDFTYLLMPVRLPG
- the dnaA gene encoding chromosomal replication initiator protein DnaA yields the protein MAHDQQSLNALWQDIVAELLNLSERPNSHVPTFSPGDRAYLQLVKPVMLVDGYCILSAPHAAAKNVVENNLGPYIVELLSHHMGQPCNLAVSVNAPAPTPAPEPQQPTPQVQQPAQHTDSSADDWYSTYSEPQRQQQPQQQAPARPANPSPLAGEQLPMGLDELARIHAQQQENPVEESPRQQSSHPIVPAPQRIPREKPAHDPDREMSLNPKYTFENFVIGSSNRFANGAAVAVAENPARAYNPLFIWGGSGLGKTHLLHAAGNYAQVLQPNLRIKYVSSEEFTNDYINSVRDDRQETFKRRYRDLDILMVDDIQFLEGKEGTQEEFFHTFNALHQANKQIILSSDRPPKQLTTLEDRLRTRFEGGLITDIQPPDLETRIAILMKKAAADGTHVSEDVLELIASQFESSIRELEGALIRVSAYSSLINEPITLDVAQVALRDILPDEGDVTITAETIKEAAAEFFRVPMDKLTGAGKTRVVAHARQLAMYLCRELTDLSLPKIGQEFGGKDHTTVMYADRKIRKEMTENRETYDEIQELTQIIKNRVRSR